A window of Scomber scombrus unplaced genomic scaffold, fScoSco1.1 SCAFFOLD_247, whole genome shotgun sequence genomic DNA:
cattcagcagaatcacatgatcagatcagttcaaacctgtttcatttatcaggaagtgaagctcagacagtcgttgcctctgagagctgaaatggcgcagaaagatcagctggaccgagaaTCCTTCTCTTGttcgatctgtctggatctactgaaggatccggtgactacttcctgtggacacagctactgtatgagctgtattaaaggattctgggatggagaggatcagaggaggatctacagctgccctcagtgcagagaggccttcacacagaggcctgtcctgaagaaaaacaccatgtttgcagcgttagtggagcagctgaagaagactggactccaagctgctcctgctgatcactgctatgctggacctgaagatgtggcctgtgatgtctgcactgggaggaagctgaaagccttcaagtcctgtctgagCTGTCCTGCCTCTTACTGTAagaatcacctccagcctcatTATGATGCACctccattaaagaaacacaagctggtggagccctcggagaagctccaggagaacatgtgctctcgtcatgatgaggtgatgaagatattctgccgtacagataagaagagtatctgttatctgtgcactatggatgaacataaaggccacgacacagtcccagctgcagcagaaaggactgagaggcagagagagctcgaggtgagtcgactaaacatccagcagagaatccagcacagagagaaagatgtgaagctgcttcaacaggaggtggaggccgtcagtctctctgctgataaagcagtggaggacagtgagaagatcttcactcggctgatccgtctcctccagaaaagaagctctgatgtgaagcagcagatcagatcccagcagcaaactgaagtgagtcgagtcaaagagcttcaggagaagctgcagcaggagatcactgagctgaagaggaaagacgctgaactgaagcagctctcacacacagaggatcacaaccagtttctacacaactacccctcagtgtcacaactcagtgaacctacagactcatccagcatcaatatccgtcctctgagatactttgaggatgtgacagcagctgtgtcagagctcagagataaactacaggacatcctgagggaggaatggacaaacatctcactggcagtgactgaagtggacgttttactgtcagaaccagagcccaagaccagagctgagttcttaaaatattcacgtgaaatcactctggatccaaacacagtaaacaaacagatgttattatctgaggggaacagaaaagtacAATATGCATATCAaaaacagtcttattctagtcacacagacagattcactacTTATcttcaggtcctgagtagagagagtctgactggacgtt
This region includes:
- the LOC133977172 gene encoding tripartite motif-containing protein 16-like translates to MAQKDQLDRESFSCSICLDLLKDPVTTSCGHSYCMSCIKGFWDGEDQRRIYSCPQCREAFTQRPVLKKNTMFAALVEQLKKTGLQAAPADHCYAGPEDVACDVCTGRKLKAFKSCLSCPASYCKNHLQPHYDAPPLKKHKLVEPSEKLQENMCSRHDEVMKIFCRTDKKSICYLCTMDEHKGHDTVPAAAERTERQRELEVSRLNIQQRIQHREKDVKLLQQEVEAVSLSADKAVEDSEKIFTRLIRLLQKRSSDVKQQIRSQQQTEVSRVKELQEKLQQEITELKRKDAELKQLSHTEDHNQFLHNYPSVSQLSEPTDSSSINIRPLRYFEDVTAAVSELRDKLQDILREEWTNISLAVTEVDVLLSEPEPKTRAEFLKYSREITLDPNTVNKQMLLSEGNRKVQYAYQKQSYSSHTDRFTTYLQVLSRESLTGRCYWEVEWGGLGVEVAVAYKNISRAGEESQFGRNDKSWSLSTNYVFYFNNISTLVSGPVSSRVGVYLDHRAGILSFYSVSETMTLLHRVQTTFTQPLYAGLYVGYRSSAELCKMK